DNA sequence from the Candidatus Methylomirabilota bacterium genome:
GCCGCGGCTTCGCCGACACGAGCGGGACGAGCCCGCGGTTCTTGCCGACGATCTTCTCGAATGACGGCGGCTTGGGCGGCAGGTCCCGCATGATGAAGTCCACGAACGCCGCGCGGTCCCGGAGCTGCAAGGCCGGGTTGAAGCGCCGCTCGAAGCCGATCGTCGAGCCCGTCTTGGCCGACATCGCGCGCCCGCACGCCGAGCCCGCGCCGTGCGCGGGGTAGACCTCGACGCTGTCGTCGAGCGGGAGGAGCACGCGCCGGAGGCTCTCCCACGCGTCCTCGGCCGCCTGCGCGCCGCCGAGGTCCGGGCGCCCGACCGAGCCGACGAAGAGCAAGTCGCCCGTGAGCGCGAACCACGGCTCGCCGCCGCGCTCGAGGTCGGTCACGAGCAGGCAGATCGAGTCGGGCGTGTGGCCGGGCGTGTGCGCGATTTTCAAGCGGACGTTGCCGACGCGGATCTCGTCGCCGTCCGTCACGTCCTCGTGGCCGAAGGCGACGCCCGCCGCGCGGTGCACGAGGATCGGCGCGCGCGTGGCCTCGGCGAGGTCGCGGTTGCCCGAGATGTGGTCGGCGTGCGTGTGAGTCTCGACGATGTGGCTGATCGTGAGGCCCTTCTTCCGGGCGAGGCGGAGGTACTCGCCGACGCGGTCCCGCCCGGGATCCACGATGACCGCCTTCCCCGCCTGGCCGCAGCCGATCAGGTAGGAGAGACAGCCGGACTCCTCGTTCAGGATCTGCTGGAAAATCATCCCCGTCTATTCTACGTCAGGGAGCGTCGGGACGGCTACCGCGGGGCGAACTCCGCCACGCCCGCCGCTCGCGCGGCGGCTCGGAGGCCCCGATCGCGGCTCGCCAGCGCCGCGTGCTCCCGGAGCGCCAGGCGCAGATAGGCGGCATCGTAGGCCGAGAGGCGCCGCTCGCGCGCGAGTGCCAGCAGGAATCCGAGGTCGCCGACCTCGATGGACGGCTCGACGACGATCGGCAGCGCGCCGAGCAGCTCGAGGAACCGGGCGGCGTCGGCCCGTGTGATTCGTCGATGTCGCTCGGCGACGAGCAGGACGTTGGCGACCTCGAGCGGCCAGATCGCCGGCACCAGGGCGGTCGCGCGCGGCATCGCACGGAGCACGGCGTCCGTGTAGACGTCGGCCTCCGACTCGAAGCACCAGCCCATGCAGACCGAGCAGTCGAGGACGACCCGGCTCACCGCCGCCCCGCCGCCACCGCCTTGCGCAGCGACAGGCGACCGAGGCGACGGCCTCGGCGGAACTCCAGCAGGCCCCGGATCGCGTCCTCGACGGCCCGGGCGCGAGGGCGCGAGGCCGGGACCAGCCGGGCGATCGGCGTTCCGTGCTTCGTGATCGTGATCTCGTCACCCCGGGCCACCCGCGACAGCAGCCTCGGCAGCTGCGTCTTCGCCTCGTACACTCCGACGCTCGGCATCCGGTGCCCTCCGTTCAGACCAGAACTTGACCAGATTATCCAAACGGCCTGCCGATCCAGATTGTCGCACGCGCGCCGACGCGGATCAACGTCGCGGATGGGATACGGTGGGACTCGAGGACGCTCCTGTCCCGTCGCGCAGCGGACCCCGAGGTTCGGGATCCGGACGCCCGGCGAGCTGCGGCGGCGGAGCGCCGAACGCACGAAGTCCGGGGCGGCGTACCGGGGCCCGCCGCGCAGAATCTTCACCTCGCCGCTTTCCGGGCCCGCCACGCTACAATGACGCCATGAGCGCAGCGGCGGACGCATCCTCTCCAGCCGTGGCGCGCGTGGTCGTGCGCGCAAAGAACGATCCTGACGCGCTCGCGGTCATGCTGTTCGGGAGCCGCGCGCGCGGCGAGGCGGGCCCCGGGTCGGACTTCGACGTGTGCCTCGTCCTCGCGAACGGCCCCACGTCCGACGCCGCGCGGACGCAGAAGCGCCTCGACTACCTGGCGCAGGCCGACGTCGACCTGGCGATCTTCCAGCAGCTTCCCCTCCACGTCAGGAGCCGCGTGCTGAAGGAGGGCCGCGTGCTCTTCGTGCGCGACGAGGACGCGCTCTACGACGTCGCGATCCGCACGGCGAAGGCCTGGGAGGATTTCCGCCACATCCACCGCATGTACCTGGACGCCGTCGCGCGTGATTGACCGCGAGCGCGTCCTCTCACGCCTCGACGCGCTGGATGGTGTCCTCCGCGAGCTGCGCTCGATCGCGCCCAAGAACCTCGACGCGTATCTCGCGACCGAGAAGAAGCGGGCGTGCGAGCGGCTCGTTCAGGTCGCGGTCGAAGCCCTGATCGACGCCTGCGCGCTGCTGGTCACGGGGCTCCGCCTCGGGCTGCCCGGGGAAGAAGACGACCTGTTCGAGCGCCTGGCGCGCGCCGGCGCGCTCACACCGGCCACGGCCCAGACGCTCAGGCGGATGAAGGGGCTGCGGAATCTGCTCGTCCACGAGTACGGACGGATCAGCGACCAGATCGTGTTCGAGACGATCCGGGACCGTCTCGGCGACTTCGACGCCTGCAAGCGCGAGATCCTCGACTTCCTGCAGCGCGGGTAGCGCGCCCCGGCAGAAGCTTCAGGAGCAGGGCCGGCGGTGGGTCCGAAGGCTTACTCGGGGCCAGAGAACCTGGAACTCACGATTCAACAGATCTACTGCCCCCTCGCGCAGCCGGCGGGGCCTCAGTGCTTCTCGGCCTTCTCCTTCTCCGCCTTCGCGTCCTTGATGACCTTGTCGGCGATGAAGGCCGGCACTTCCTCGTAGTGGGAGAACTCCATCGAGTAGCCGCCGCGGCCGCCCGTCATCGAGCGCAGCGCGGGCTCGTAGGTCAGCATCTCCGCCATCGGCACCGAGGCGCGCACGACGGCGGTCTCGCCGGCGGGCTCCATGCCCAGGATGCGGCCGCGCCGCGAGTTCAGGTCGCCGATCACGTCGCCCGCGTGGTCGGCGGGGGTCGTCACCTCGACGGTCATGATCGGCTCGAGCAGGATCGGGTGGGCATCCACGAACACCCTCTGGAGGCCCAGCGAGGCGGCGATCTGGAACGCCATGTCCGACGAGTCCACCTCGTGGTAGGAGCCGTCGTAGAGGGTGACCTTCGTGTCCACGACCGGATAGCCGGCGACGATCCCCTTCTTCATGCAGTCGCGGACGCCCTTCTCGGCCGAGGGGATGTAGTTCCGCGGCACGGCGCCGCCGAAGATGTCGTCCACGAACTCGAAGCCGCCGCCGCGCGGGAGCGGCTCGACGCGGAGCCACACGTCGCCGTACTGACCGCGCCCGCCCGTCTGCTTCTTGTACTTCCCCTGGCCCTCCGCGCGTCCCTTCACCGTCTCCTTGTACGGGATGCGCGGGGGCAGCAGGTTCACGTCCACGTTGTACTTGCGCTTCATGCGCTCGACGACCATCTCGACGTGGAGGCTCCCGACGCCCGCCACGAGGAGCTGTTTCGTCTCCGGGTCGAAGTGATAGTGGACCGTCGGATCCTCCTCGGCGATCCGCGCGAGCGCGTTCGAGATCTTGTCCTCGTCGCCCCGCGTCTTGGGCTGGATCGCGAACGAGATCGCGGCCTCCGGGAACGTGATGCGCGGCAGCTCGAAGGGCTGGGCCTCGTCCGAGAGCGTGTCGCCCGTCTGGGTCTCCTTGAGCTTCTGCGCGACGCCGATCTCGCCCGCGCCGAGCGCCTCGACGTTCTTCTGCGTCTTGCCCATGAGCCACGAGACGTGGCCCATGCGCTCCCGCGCGCCGCGCGCCGGGTTCAGGAGC
Encoded proteins:
- the fusA gene encoding elongation factor G, whose amino-acid sequence is MTIEVGKLRNVGVVGHGGVGKTSLVEALLFTAGALNRLGKVDDGSTTTDFDPDEIKRKISINTSIAYCDWKGHRVNLVDTPGYGDFIADARAGLRVVEAAVVVVDAVAGVQVQTEKVWKFANEYSLPRVVVVNRLDRERADFYRTLESLARRLKGRLVALQIPVGEEAGFKGAVDLVKLRAITYAGGKPAEGEIPGDLSDRVKEYREKLVEAAAETDDELLSKYLEEGSLGEPEMLKALRAGIAAGKIVPVVCASASKTMGAAPLLDLIVESLPTPADRGEVAGTDAKSKQPGVRQPDPKAPVTALVFKTLADPHIGKLSLLRVMSGTLKSDSTLLNPARGARERMGHVSWLMGKTQKNVEALGAGEIGVAQKLKETQTGDTLSDEAQPFELPRITFPEAAISFAIQPKTRGDEDKISNALARIAEEDPTVHYHFDPETKQLLVAGVGSLHVEMVVERMKRKYNVDVNLLPPRIPYKETVKGRAEGQGKYKKQTGGRGQYGDVWLRVEPLPRGGGFEFVDDIFGGAVPRNYIPSAEKGVRDCMKKGIVAGYPVVDTKVTLYDGSYHEVDSSDMAFQIAASLGLQRVFVDAHPILLEPIMTVEVTTPADHAGDVIGDLNSRRGRILGMEPAGETAVVRASVPMAEMLTYEPALRSMTGGRGGYSMEFSHYEEVPAFIADKVIKDAKAEKEKAEKH
- a CDS encoding type II toxin-antitoxin system prevent-host-death family antitoxin, which translates into the protein MPSVGVYEAKTQLPRLLSRVARGDEITITKHGTPIARLVPASRPRARAVEDAIRGLLEFRRGRRLGRLSLRKAVAAGRR
- a CDS encoding rhodanese-like domain-containing protein — its product is MIFQQILNEESGCLSYLIGCGQAGKAVIVDPGRDRVGEYLRLARKKGLTISHIVETHTHADHISGNRDLAEATRAPILVHRAAGVAFGHEDVTDGDEIRVGNVRLKIAHTPGHTPDSICLLVTDLERGGEPWFALTGDLLFVGSVGRPDLGGAQAAEDAWESLRRVLLPLDDSVEVYPAHGAGSACGRAMSAKTGSTIGFERRFNPALQLRDRAAFVDFIMRDLPPKPPSFEKIVGKNRGLVPLVSAKPRPYTAREAWEAVQRGEVVVDLRDPGTYGEMHIPGAVNVWIESPQFAERVAGMVPAAVPLLLLAQGPSDLERAVAALSRVGVDDVLGFLHWGMIEWKSEGFPVESVPQISVYELADWLVEGRDVAVIDVREHFEWLEGHIEGALHLPMLEAAERRAEVPADRPKAVLCAGGLRSSTVISTLKRHGLQGWYNVTGGMTAWMKAGHPVVRSASDPGSARA
- a CDS encoding type II toxin-antitoxin system VapC family toxin — its product is MSRVVLDCSVCMGWCFESEADVYTDAVLRAMPRATALVPAIWPLEVANVLLVAERHRRITRADAARFLELLGALPIVVEPSIEVGDLGFLLALARERRLSAYDAAYLRLALREHAALASRDRGLRAAARAAGVAEFAPR
- a CDS encoding nucleotidyltransferase domain-containing protein, with amino-acid sequence MSAAADASSPAVARVVVRAKNDPDALAVMLFGSRARGEAGPGSDFDVCLVLANGPTSDAARTQKRLDYLAQADVDLAIFQQLPLHVRSRVLKEGRVLFVRDEDALYDVAIRTAKAWEDFRHIHRMYLDAVARD
- a CDS encoding DUF86 domain-containing protein, encoding MIDRERVLSRLDALDGVLRELRSIAPKNLDAYLATEKKRACERLVQVAVEALIDACALLVTGLRLGLPGEEDDLFERLARAGALTPATAQTLRRMKGLRNLLVHEYGRISDQIVFETIRDRLGDFDACKREILDFLQRG